From the genome of Strigops habroptila isolate Jane chromosome 17, bStrHab1.2.pri, whole genome shotgun sequence, one region includes:
- the TRAPPC4 gene encoding trafficking protein particle complex subunit 4, with protein MAIFSVYVVNKAGGLIYQLDHYAPRADTEKTFSFPLDLVLRPHDERVVVAFGQRDGIRVGHAVLAINGAEVNGRFTADGKDVLEFLGNPANYPVSIRFGRHRLSSNEKLMLASMFHSLFAIGSQLSPEIGSSGIEMLETDTFKLHCFQTLTGIKFVVLADPRQAGIDSLLRKIYEIYSDFALKNPFYSLEMPIRCELFDQNLKLALEVAEKAGPFGPGS; from the exons ATGGCGATCTTCAGCGTGTACGTGGTGAACAAGGCCGGCGGGCTCATCTACCAGCTGGACCACTACGCGCCCCGCGCCGACACCGAGAAGACCTTCAGCTTCCCGCTCGACCTCGTCCTGCGCCCGCACGACGAGCGCGTCGTCGTGGCCTTCGGACAGCGCGACGGCATCCGCG TGGGACATGCCGTGCTCGCCATCAACGGCGCCGAGGTCAACGGGCGCTTCACGGCGGACGGGAAGGACGTGCTGGAGTTCTTGGGCAACCCCGCCAACTACCCGGTGTCCATCCGCTTCGGCCGCCACCGCCTCTCCTCCAACGAGAAGCTGATGCTGGCTTCCATGTTCCACTC GCTGTTCGCCATCGGGTCGCAGCTGTCCCCCGAGATTGGGAGCTCCGGGATCGAGATGCTGGAGACCGACACCTTCAAGCTGCACTGCTTCCAGACGCTGACAG GGATCAAATTCGTGGTTCTTGCTGACCCGAGGCAGGCGGGCATAGACTCCCTTCTCCGCAAGATCTACGAGATTTACTCTGACTTCGCCTTGAAGAATCCTTTCTACTCCCTGGAGATGCCCATCAG aTGCGAGTTGTTTGATCAGAACTTGAAACTTGCTCTGGAAGTGGCAGAGAAAGCTGGACCCTTCGGACCTGGGTCGTAG
- the RPS25 gene encoding 40S ribosomal protein S25, which produces MPPKDDKKKKDAGKSAKKDKDPVNKSGGKAKKKKWSKGKVRDKLNNLVLFDKATYDKLCKEVPNYKLITPAVVSERLKIRGSLARAALQELLSKGLIKLVSKHRAQVIYTRNTKGGDAPAAGEDA; this is translated from the exons ATG CCGCCCAAAGACGACAAGAAGAAGAAGGACGCGGGCAAGTCCGCCAAAAAGGATAAAGACCCCGTCAATAAGTCTGGCGGCAAAGCCAAGAAGaag AAGTGGTCCAAGGGGAAAGTAAGAGACAAGTTGAACAACCTTGTCCTGTTTGACAAGGCCACCTATGACAAACTGTGCAAGGAGGTGCCCAACTACAAGCTCATCACGCCTGCAGTTGTCTCGGAAAGACTGAAGATTCGAGGCTCCCTGGCGAGGGCTGccctccaggagctgctcagcaaaG GTTTGATCAAACTGGTGTCCAAGCACCGAGCGCAAGTGATCTACACCAGGAACACGAAAGGTGGAGATGCGCCTGCTGCAGGGGAGGACGCATAG
- the CCDC84 gene encoding coiled-coil domain-containing protein 84 — protein MAVHYCALCRRSSFSGRRHLYSAAHRRRLREALGRLQEEVAAARAAAAGGEEGDGGAAVRRYDPAEHDRRVWCPCCGRGVRRDGRRGPLALPRAALLQHLAGPEHRRETARFWREHRAEAALREQCVVPAEEYERYARALERAVAAHQRREEERIRQIAADIREAERRQRETVWAALQLQTEPEPRAGPAPYGPPAAPERDTSHDAEQPGPSRMQTGPDLNWMEPSQALTFIGHQDTEGKGNVHTGAKPPWLMEEEEEEDGSKQLIGPSYEEFLKQKEKQKLKKLPPERVGANFDHTSQTGDGWLPSFGRVWNHGRRWQSRRQFRTELGEKKKKR, from the exons ATGGCGGTGCACTACTGCGCGCTGTGCCGCCGCTCCTCCTTCTCCGGCCGCCGGCACCTGTACAGCGCCGCGCaccggcggcggctgcgggagGCGCTGGGCcggctgcaggaggaggtggcagcggcgcgggcggcggcagcgggcggGGAGGAGGGCGATGGCGGCGCGGCCGTGCGGCGCTACGACCCGGCGGAGCACGACCGGCGCGTCTGGTGCCCGTGCTGCGGGCGCGGCGTGCGGCGGGACGGGCGGCGGGGGCCGCTGGCGCTGCCGCGGGCCGCGCTCCTCCAGCACCTGGCCGG GCCCGAGCACCGCCGGGAGACGGCGCGGTTCTGGCGGGAGCACCGGGCAGAGGCGGCGCTGCGGGAGCAGTGCGTGGTGCCGGCCGAGGAGTACGAGCGCTATGCGCGGGCGCTGGAGCGGGCGGTGGCCGCGCACCAGCGGCGGGAGGAGGAGCGCATCCGTCAG ATTGCAGCTGACATCCGGGAGGCCGAGCGCAGGCAGCGGGAGACGGTGTGGGCCGCCCTGCAG CTCCAAACAGAGCCAGAGCCTCGCGCAGGACCTGCCCCCTATGgccccccagcagcacctgaGAG GGACACCTCTCATGATGCAGAGCAGCCTGGTCCGAGCAGGATGCAGACAGGACCTGACTTAAACTGGATGGAGCCCAGCCAGGCTTTGACCTTCATCGGCCACCAG GatacagaagggaaagggaacgTTCACACAG GCGCAAAACCTCCGTGGCtaatggaggaggaggaggaagaggatggaagCAAACAACTAATTGGACCTTCATATGAGGAATTTCTCAAACAAA aagagaagcagaagctgaagaagcTGCCCCCCGAGCGTGTGGGTGCCAACTTTGACCATACCTCTCAGACTGGCGACGGCTGGCTCCCTTCCTTCGGGCGCGTGTGGAATCATGGCAGGAGGTGGCAGTCCAG ACGTCAATTTAGAACTGAattgggggaaaagaagaaaaaaagatga